In Mycobacterium sp. ITM-2016-00317, the genomic window CACGCCGGTCCGGGTCGGGGCGAAGCTGCGCGCCCGTGCGGAGATCACCGCGGTCAACCAGCTCGACAACGCGGTGCAGGCCACTGTCAGCACGACGGTGGAGATCGAGGGTGCGGACAAGCCCGCCGCGGTCGCCGAGTCGATCGTGCGATTCATCGGCTGACAGCCGGGGGTCCACGTCGCCGACGGGTGTCAGGAACCATTGACGTTCGTCAAAAACGTTCCTAGATTGCCAGGTGGCGTGAGGAGCGACGTGGACCAGACACACCCCAGGGTTGCGGTGATCGGTGCCGGGATCAGCGGATTGACCGCAGGCAAGATGCTCAAGGACTACGGGGTCGACTACACGACGTTCGAGGCCAGTGACCGCATCGGCGGCAATTGGGCGTTCGGAAATCCGAACGGCCGCAGCAGCGCCTACCGGTCACTGCACATCGACACCTCCAAGGACCGGTTGTCCTTCAAGGACTTCCCGATGCCCGGGCACTATCCGTCGTTCCCGCACCACACCCAGGTGAAGGCGTATCTGGATGCCTACGCGGAGGCGTTCGGGCTGCTCGAGAACATCGAGTTCGGCAACGGGGTGGTGCACGCAGCGCCGGACGGGGACGGTGGCTGGCGGATTCGGGACCAGGCCGGGGCCGAGCGCAGTTTCGACCTGCTGGTGGTCGCCAACGGCCATCACTGGGATCCGCGCCTGGCCGAGTTTCCCGGCTCGTTCGCCGGCGAGACGATCCACTCGCACTCCTACATCGACCCCGGTACGCCGCTGGAGCTCACCGGCAAGCGGATCCTGGTGGTCGGCATCGGCAACAGTGCCGCCGACATCACCGTCGAGTTGTCGTCGAGAGCGCTGCGCAACGAGGTGACGCTGTCCACCCGGTCCTCGGCGTGGATCGTGCCCAAGTACATCGCCGGACGCCCGGGGGACACGTTCTGGCGCACCTCGCCCCATCTGCCGTTGTCGTGGCAGCGCAAGGCCGTCCAGTTGGTGGCCCCGATGCTGGGCACCGACCCGACGATGTACGGGTTGCCCCCAGCCGACCACAAGTTGTTCGAGGCCCATCCGACGCAGTCGGTGGAACTGCCGTTGCGGCTCGGCTCGGGCGACGTGACCCCGAAGCCCAACGTCGCCCGCCTCGACGGCCACACGGTCCATTTCGTCGACGGCACGTGTGCCGACTTCGACGTCATCATCTACGCGACCGGCTACAACATCACGTTTCCGTTCTTCGATCCCGAGTTCGTCAGTGCGCCCGACAACGCCATCCGGCTCTACAAGCGGATGTTCAAGCCGGGCATCGACAACCTCGTGTTCATGGGGTTCGCCCAGGCGGTGCCCACACTTTTCCCGTTCGTCGAGTGTCAGGCCCGGCTGCTGGCGGCCTACGCGGTCGGGCGCTATGCGCTGCCGCCCGTGCACGAGATGGAGCAGACCATCGACGCCGATCAACAGTTGCACGCGGGCCACTGCACCGACCGGCCGCGGCACACCCAGCAGGTCGACTACTTCGTCTACGAACACGATCTGCTCAAGCGGGAGATCCCGGCGGGCATGAAACGCGCGCAGCGCGGTGCGGCGGTGGCCCGGTGACGCGATCCGAGATCAGCTTCCGCAGCGGGGCCGACGCGTGCAGTGCATGGCACTTCCCGGCCGGTGGCGACCTGCGACCGGTGATCGTGATGGCGCACGGGTTCGGCGGCACGAAGGACTCCGGGCTCGAACCGTTCGCCCGGCACTTCGCCGCGGCGGGCATCGACGTGCTCGCGTTCGACTACCGCGGCTTCGGTGCATCGGGAGGCTTTCCCCGCCAATCTCTTTCGATCGCGAGGCAGATCGACGACTACCACGCGGCCGTCGAGGCGGCCAAGACCCTCGACGGGGTGGACCCCGCCCGCATCGCGCTGTGGGGGGCGTCGTTCTCCGGCGGACACGTGATCCGGGTGGCCGCCGAACGCGACGACATCGGCGCGGTCATCGCGTTGACGCCGCTGACGAGCGGCCTGGCGGTCAGCCGCGCCGCCGCGTCGTCCCGGGATCTCGTGACATCGCTGCGCTGGACCCTCACCGGGGTCAAGAGCCGACTGGCCGTGCGACGGGGCGGTGCGCCCACCCTGATGCCGCTGGTGTCCCCGGTCGGCGAGCCCGGCGCGCTGGCCCTCGACGGCGCGTACGACAGTTACACCGCAATGGCCGGCCCGACATGGCGCAACGAGATCGACTGTGCCGTCGGCCTCGAGGTGGTCGGGGTGCGCACCACGGCGGCGGCCAAGAAGCTGCGCACTCCGCTGCTGGTGCAGATCGCCCACTTCGACCGGTACGTCCCGGCATCGGCGGTCGCCGCGACGGCCGAAGCCGGCCGGGCGCAGGTGCACCACTACCCGTGCGACCACTTCGACGTCTGGCCCGGCAGCGACTGGTTCGACAAGACCGTCAGCGACCAGGCCGCATTCCTGGCCAGGACGTTCTCAGTAGTGCGTGGAGCCCTGGTCGACTGAGATCGCGCTCGCGGTGACGAATTTCGACTCGTCGCCGGCCAGCCAGCACACCGCGTCGGCGATGTCCTCCGGCTCGACCGCCCAGGTCGGCAGGAACGGCGTCATCATGTTCGACAGCTGGGGATTGGTCTCCATCGCCTTGCCGAGTGCGGAGACCATGTCCCCGGTGCCCATGTCGGTGAGCACCGGGCCCGGGTGCACGCTGTTGACCCGGATCGAGTGCTTGCCCAGTTCGGCGGCGAACGCGCGGGCCATCCCGGTCACCGCGTGCTTGCTGGCGGTGTAGTGGATCATGAACGGCTGCAACTTGATCCCGGCCGCCGAGCTGATAAGGATGATCGATCCGCCCCGGCCGCCGTCGATGATCTTCTGCGCGCCGGCCATCACGGTGTTCCAGGTGCCGGTCACGTTGACGTCCATCACGTCGCGGAAGTCGTCGGCACTGATCTGGTCCCACGCCTGCGGTGCGGTCACGCCCGCGTTGGCCACGATCACGTCCAGCCGGCCCAGTTCGGCGACGCCCTTGTCGACGGCGGCCCGCAGGGCTTCGCCGTCGCGGGTGTCGACCGCGGTCGCCAGGATGCGCCGCCCGGTGGCCTCGACGAGGTCGACGGTCTCGGCCAGATCCTCGGGGGTCGCGTGATCGTAAGGGACGCAGGGCGGTAACGGTCCGGCGATGTCGACGGCGATGATGTCGGCGCCCTCTCGGGCCATCCGCACGGCATGCGCGCGGCCCTGCCCGCGGGCCGCGCCGGTGATGAACGCGACGCGTCCCTCCAGTCTGCCGCTCATCGGGTGGTCGCCTTCTGTGCCGCTTTCACGAGTCCGCCGCCGAGGATCAGCCGCTGGATCTCGCTGGTGCCCTCGTAGAGCCGCAGCAGCCGCACGTCGCGGTAGATCCGCTCGACGGGCACGTCGCGCATGTAGCCGCTGCCGCCGTGGATCTGCACCGCGAGATCGGCGACCTTGCCTGCCATCTCGGTGCAGAACAGCTTGGCAGCCGACGGTGCGAGCCTGCGGTCCTGGCCGGTGACCCACAGCCGTGCCGTGTCGCGCACCAGCGCGCGGCCGGCCATCACGCCGGTCTGCTGGTCGGCGAGCATCGCCTGCACCAGCTGGAATTCGCCGATCGCGGTGCCGCCCTGGGTCGCGGTCGCGGCGTAGGCCACGGACTCGTCGAGCGCCCGCTGCGCCGTGCCCACCGCCAGTGCGGCGATGTGCACCCGACCGCGTGCCAGCGACGTCATCGCCGCGCGGTAGCCGATGTCCTCACTGCCGCCGACCAGCGCGGTGTTCGGCACCCGCACGTCGGTGAAGCTGACGTCGGCGGTCCAGGCGCCTTCCTGGCCCATCTTCTTGTCCTTGGCGCCGACCGTCACGCCCGGCGTGTCGGCGGGCACCAGGAAGACCGCGATCCCGGCGCCCTTGTCGTCGGCCTGCTCCTGGCGAACGTGACGAACAGGTCGGCATTCGGGGCGTTGGTGATGAATCGCTTCTCGCCGTTGATGATCCAGTCATCGCCGGAGCGCGCGGCCTTGGTGCGCAGGCCCGACGGGTTGGAGCCGGCGCCCGGCTCGGTGAGCGCGAACGACGCGACGACCTCACCTGAGGCGATCCGTTCCAGCCACGTCGCCTTCTGCTCATCGGTGCCGTACCCCACCAGGACCTGGCCTGCGATGCCGTTGTTGGTCCCGAACATCGACCGCAGGGCCAGCGAGGTGTAGCCGAGTTCCATGGCGAGCTCGACGTCCTGGCTCAGGTCCAGCCCCAGACCGCCCCACTCCTGGGGAATCGCATAGCCGAACAGTCCCATGGATTTCGCGGTGTCGCGCAGGTCGTCGGGCACCCGGTCCTCGGTGAGGATCTCCTGCTCGCGCGGTACCACCGCGGTGCGGACGAACTGGCGCGTCTGCGCCAGGATCTGCTGGAAGTCCTCGTCGCCGACTTCGGATGTGGTCATCGTCAGATGCTCCTGGAAGGGGTTCGCGGCGGGGCCGCACGAAGCGTGGGGGCCCGATCGGCCAATATCGTATATGAAATATGATGCGCTGAATGATCCGGTCGGATCTCCCTACGTGCATGAGGACGGGTGAACAGGTGTCGTTGCTGACAGGTCAAATCGCGGTGATCACCGGCGGGGCGCAGGGGCTGGGTTTCGCCATCGCGCAACGGTTCGTCGACCAGGGCGCGCGAGTCGTGCTCGGCGACGTGAACATCGACGCCACCCGGGCCGCCGCCGACAAACTCGGCGGCCAGGACGTGGCCCGCGCCGTCCGTTGTGACGTCACCGATTCGGCCGAGGTGGACGCGCTGGTCGCGGCCGCGGTCGACGGCTTCGGCGCGCTCGACATCATGGTCAACAACGCGGGCATCACGCGCGACGCGACGATGCGCAAGATGACCGAGGATCAGTTCGACCAGGTGATCGCCGTTCACCTGAAGGGCACCTGGAACGGCCTGCGGGCCGCCGCCGCGGTGATGCGGGAGCAGAAGAGCGGCGCGATCGTGAACATGTCGTCGATCTCGGGCAAGGTCGGCATGGTCGGCCAGACCAACTACTCGGCGGCCAAGGCCGGCATCGTCGGCATGACCAAGGCCGCGTCCAAGGAGCTCGCCTACCTCGGGGTGCGGGTCAACGCGATCCAGCCGGGGCTCATCCGCTCGGCAATGACCGAGGCCATGCCGCAACGCATCTGGGACTCGAAGGTGGCCGAGGTGCCGCTGGGCCGCGCGGGCGAGCCGGAAGAGGTCGCCGACGTGGCGCTGTTCCTGGCCTCGAAGCTGTCGTCGTACATGACCGGCACCGTCCTGGAGGTCACGGGCGGACGGCATCTGTGATGCGTGAGGTCGTCATCTGTGAACCCGTGCGCACCCCGATCGGGCGCTACAACGGGATGTTCAAGTCACTGACCGCCGTCGAGCTCGGGGCGGCGGCGCTGCAGGGCCTGCTCGCACGCACCGAGGTGGCGCCCGAGGCCGTCGAGGACGTGATCGTCGGGCACTGCTACCCGAGCATGGAGGCACCGGCGATCGGGCGGGTCATCGCGCTGGACGCGGGCCTGCCGGTCACGGTGCCCGGCATGCAGATCGACCGCCGCTGCGGCTCCGGGCTGCAGGCCGTGATCCAGGCGGTGATGCAGGTGGCAAGCGGCAACAACGATCTCGTGGTGGCCGGCGGTGCCGAGTCGATGAGCAACGTGGTGTTCCACTCGACCGATATGCGGTGGGGCGGCGCCAGGGGCGGCGTCACGGTGCACGATGCGCTGGCGCGCGGGCGCACCACCGCAGGCGGTAAGAACTACCCGGTGCCGGGAGGCATGCTGGAGACCGCCGAAAACCTGCGTCGCGAGTACGGGATTCCCCGCGAAGAGCAGGACGAACTCGCCGTGCAGTCGCACCGGCGGGCCGTCACCGCGCAGAAGGACGGACTGCTGGCCGAGACGATCATCCCGGTGACGGTCACCAGCCGGTCCGGTGACGAGGTGATCGACACCGACGAGCATCCGCGCGCCGACACCTCGGTGGAGTCGCTGGCCAAGCTCAAACCCGTTCTCGCCAAGTCGGATCCGGAAGCCACGGTGACGGCCGGGAACTCCAGCGGCCAGAACGACGCCGCGTCGATGTGCCTGGTCACCACGCGCGAGAAGGCCGCCGCGCTCGGACTGCGGCCGCTGGTGCGGATGGTGTCGTGGGGCGTCGCAGGCGTCGCCCCCCAGGTGATGGGCATCGGGCCCGTGCCTGCCACCGAGGCCGCGCTGGCGAAGGCCGGCCTCACCCTGGCCGAGATGGACCTGATCGAGCTCAACGAGGCGTTCGCCGCCCAGGCGCTGGCCTGCATGCGGGAATGGAAGTTCACCGCGGCCGACCTGGAGCGGACGAACGTGCACGGATCGGGAATCTCACTGGGACACCCGGTGGGCGCCACCGGCGGCCGGATGCTGGCGACGCTGGCACGGGAGCTGGACCGCCGGGACGGCCGCTACGGCCTGGAGACGATGTGCATCGGTGGCGGCCAGGGACTGGCCGCCGTCTTCGAAAGGGTGGCGCAATGACCAAACTCGCCCAGACACTCGGGCTGACCGAGTTCCAGACCGAGATCGTCTCGACGGTGCGGCAATTCGTCGACAAGGAAGTCATCCCCACCGCACAGGAACTCGAGCACTCCGACACCTACCCGCAGGCGATCGTCGACGCCATGCGCGACATGGGCCTGTTCGGCCTGATGATCCCCGAGGAGTACGGCGGGCTGGGGGAGTCGCTGCTGACCTACGCGCTGTGCGTGGAGGAACTGGCGCGCGGCTGGATGAGCGTGTCGGGGGTGATCAACACCCACTTCATCGTCGCGTACATGATCCGCCAGCACGGCACGGACGCGCAGAAGAGTTACCACCTGCCGAAGATGGCCACCGGCGAGACCCGCGGCGCGTTCTCGATGTCCGAGCCCGAACTCGGCAGTGACGTCGCGGCGATCCGCACCAGGGCCAAGGACAACGGCGACGGCACCTACACCATCGACGGACAGAAGATGTGGCTGACCAACGGCGGCAGTTCCACCCTGGTCGCCACGCTGGTGCGCACCGACGAGGGCGCCGACAAGCCGCACCGCAACCTGACCGCGTTCCTGATCGAGAAGCCAACGGGCTTCGGTGAAGTCGTGCCCGGGCTGACCATCCCCGGCAAGCTCGACAAGCTGGGCTACAAGGGCATCGACACCACCGAGCTGATCTTCGACGGGTACCGCGCCCAGGCGACCGACATTCTCGGTGAGGCGCCCGGTCAGGGGTTCTTCCAGATGATGGACGGCGTCGAGGTCGGCCGGGTCAACGTCTCTGCGCGTGCCTGCGGCGTCGGCATCCGGGCGTTCGAGTTGGCGGTGCGCTACGCCCAGCAGCGCAGCACGTTCGGCAAGCCCATCGCCGAGCACCAGGCCATCGCGTTTCAGCTGGCCGAGATGGCGACCAAAGTCGAGGCCGCCCACCTGATGATGGTCAACGCCGCACGCCTCAAGGACTCCGGCGAGCGCAACGACGTGGCCGCGGGCATGGCGAAGTACTTCGCCAGCGAGGTGTGTGCCGAGGTGACCCAGCAGAGCTTCCGCATCCACGGCGGCTACGGCTATTCCAAGGAGTACGAGATCGAGCGCCTGATGCGCGATGCGCCGTTCCTGCTGATCGGCGAGGGCACCAGCGAGATCCAGAAGAACATCATCAGTAAGCGGCTGCTGGCCGACTACCGGGTCTGACCAGTGAGCATCCCCGAGTTCGCGGCCCGGCCACAGCTGGCCGAGGATGTGGCGCGGTTCGTGCGGCGGCGCATCTTCGAAGGCACCTATCCGGCGGGCAGCTACATCCGGCTCGAACAGCTGGCCGCCGAACTGGGTATCAGCGTCACCCCGGTGCGGGAGGCGCTGTTCGGGTTGCGTGCCGAGGGTCTGCTGGCCCAGCAGCCGCGCCGGGGATTCGTCGTGCTGCCGATCACCAAGCGTGACATCGCCGACGTCGCCGATGTGCAGGCGCACATCGGCGGCGTCTTGGCCAGCCGCGCCGCCGAACTCATCACCGACGAACAGCTCGCGGAGCTCGAGCGGGTGCAGGGCCAGCTCGAAGCGGCGTACCACGCCGACGACCACGAAGCCGCGGTACGCCTCAACCACGCCTTCCACCGCGGGGTGAACGTCGCGGCCGGCTCACCGAAGCTCGCACAGCTGATGGGCCAGATCACCCGGTTCGCCCTGGAATCGGTCTATCCCACCGTGGAAGGCTGGCCCGAGCATTCGATGCGCGACCACCGGGTGCTTCTCGACGCGTTGCGCAAGCGCGACGGTGACGCCGCCCGCGATGCGATGTCGGAGCACCTGTGCGCCGCTGCCGGACCCCTGATCGACCATCTTGCCGGTCGGGGCGTGATCGGATGATCCGCGAGCAGACACAAATTCGCACGCTTTTGCGCTGAACCGTGCGAGTTTGTGTCTGCTCGCGACAGAGGGAGGTACGGCATGGGGGTCCTCGACGGGGTGCGCGTGCTCGACTACGGCCGGTTCATCGCCGCGCCGTGGTGCTCGGCGCTGCTGGCCGACATGGGCGCCGATGTCGTGCGCGTCGAGAAGCGCGAGGGCGGTGAGGACCGCTGGGTCCAGTCGGTGACCGACAGCGGCGAGGGCGGGACCTTCCTGCAGTGCAACCGCAACAAACGGTCGCTGACGCTGGACACCTCGACCGCCGAAGGCAGAGACGTCAGCCGCAGGCTCGTCGAGCGCGCCGACATCGTGGTCGCGAACATGCCCGCAGCGGGCATGCGGGCCAACGGTCTGGACTACGAGACGCTGCGGGCGATCAAACCGGACATCATCCTGGCCAGCGCGACGGCTTTCGGCGAGGGCGGCCCGTACAGCGACCGGATCGGTTTCGACGGCGCGGGGCAGGTGATGTCGGGTGCGGTGTCCCGCCAGGGTCTGCCCGAGCAGCCGATCCGAACCATGGTGCCGTACGCGGATTTCGGCACTGCGCTGACGCTGACCATCGGGGTGATGATGGCGCTGTATCACCGCGAGCGGACCGGTCAGGGTCAGCACGTCGAAGGCGCGTTGTTGCCGACGGCGATGATGCTGTCCAATGCGTTCCTGATCGAGCGTGACCTGCTGGGCGTCGACAAACCGCGCATGGGTAACCAGGGCGCGTCGGTGGCGCCGTGCGATCTGTACCGCACCAGCGACGACGACTGGGTGCTGTTGCAGGTCGCCGGACAGCCGATGTTCAAACGGTGGTGCCGCCTGGTCGGGCGCCCGGACCTGTTCGACGATCCGCGCTTCGCCGACGACGATTCGCGCTGGAAACACGGCGACGAACTCAACGGCATCATGGCCGCCTGGTGTGCCGAGCGGACCAAGGCGGATGCGCTCGTTGAACTGGAGGCCGCGAAACTTCCTGCGGCGCCGATGCTTTCCACGCAGGAGGTGCTCGACGATCCGCACGTTCAGGCCATGGGTTACCTCCAGCGGGTGCCGTTTCCCGGCGCGGCCAAGGACGTCCCGATCATCGAGACGCCGTTCCGCATGTCCGCCACGCCCGGGGAGATCCGGCGCCGGGCACCGCTGCTCGGAGAGCACACCGACGCCGTGCTGGCCGAGGCGGGCTACGGCGAAGCCGATGTCGCCGGGCTACGGGACCGCGGGATCGTCTGACCCTGCCGCATCGGTGAGTCGGGCCCGCAGTGCGGCGACGTCCACCTTTCCGGTCGCGCCGCGGGGGATCTCCGCGGCGTCGCCGACGACCAGCCAGACCGTGGGAATCTTGAAGCTGCTCAACAGCGTCCGCACCGTCGACCGCAGCTCTGCGGTCCCGACGGCACCGGCGATCATCGCACCCACCTGCGGTCCCCGGCGGCCGTGGACGTCGGTGACGGCGACAGCCTGCACGCCGCTGATGGTGCGGAGGGCGTCCTCGACCTCGCCGGGATAGACCGTGGCGCCGCTGACCTTGAACATGTCGTCGGATCTGCCGTGGTAGAACAGGAACCCGTCGTCGTCGAGGTGTCCCAGATCGCCGGTGGGGTAGAACTGGTCGGCGGTGAACACCTCGTGGCGCGTCCGGCCCAGGATGCCGCGCAGCACGTGCGGTCCGCGAATCTGGATCTCCCCGACCTCGCCGGACGTCACCGGTGCGCCCGTGTCCGGGTCGGTGATGCGCACCTCCATGCCCGGGAACGGTTTTCCGCAGCTGCCCCACGCCGAGCGCGGCATGTCGGTGTCCGCGGCGAACCCGCAGTACGGCCCGAACGACTCGGTCATACCGAACAGGTTGGCGCGGGCGCCTTTCGGGCTGCGCAGGTGTTCGGGCAGCAGCGCCTCCAGGCTTCCGGGCCGCAGCGCCGACAAGTCGGCGCCCACCGAGTCCAGCCGGGCGGCCAGTGCCTCGGCCTGACTGGGCCATCCGCGGAACAACGTGACCCGCTCGCGCTCCACCAGCCGCAGCGTCGACTCGGGCGTCGGGATCGGTTCGGTCACCAGCGTGGCGCCGCTGACCAGCGCCGTCAGTGCACCGGCGCCGAACCCGCCGACCCAGAACAGCGGCATGGGCAGATAGAGCCGGGACTCGGCGGTGACGCACCGCGCGGCCAGCCCGGAGCGAACGGCGCCCAGCGCGCTGCCGTGGCTGTGCAGCACGCCTTTCGGTGCGCCGCGGCTGCCGGAGGTGAACATGATCACCAGGTCCGCACCGGGCCGCACATCGGCGGTCACCGCGTCCACGACGGCGTCGCCGACCGCGGCGCCGGGCAGAGACAGCGCCTGTTCGGCCGTCCACACGCTGCGCAGCGCGGGGAGCTCGGCCCGGAGCGCATCCACGGTCTGCCGGTAGCGGTGACCGCGGAACTCGTCGACGGCGATCAGGTGCTGCACGGACGCGGTACGCAGCTGTGCCAGCAGCTCGCGCGGCGCCAGGAGTGTGCTCAGTGGCACCAGCACGGCGCCGATACGGGTGGCTGCGAACGCGAGCCGGATCCAGTCGACCCCGT contains:
- a CDS encoding NAD(P)-binding domain-containing protein — translated: MDQTHPRVAVIGAGISGLTAGKMLKDYGVDYTTFEASDRIGGNWAFGNPNGRSSAYRSLHIDTSKDRLSFKDFPMPGHYPSFPHHTQVKAYLDAYAEAFGLLENIEFGNGVVHAAPDGDGGWRIRDQAGAERSFDLLVVANGHHWDPRLAEFPGSFAGETIHSHSYIDPGTPLELTGKRILVVGIGNSAADITVELSSRALRNEVTLSTRSSAWIVPKYIAGRPGDTFWRTSPHLPLSWQRKAVQLVAPMLGTDPTMYGLPPADHKLFEAHPTQSVELPLRLGSGDVTPKPNVARLDGHTVHFVDGTCADFDVIIYATGYNITFPFFDPEFVSAPDNAIRLYKRMFKPGIDNLVFMGFAQAVPTLFPFVECQARLLAAYAVGRYALPPVHEMEQTIDADQQLHAGHCTDRPRHTQQVDYFVYEHDLLKREIPAGMKRAQRGAAVAR
- a CDS encoding alpha/beta fold hydrolase; translated protein: MTRSEISFRSGADACSAWHFPAGGDLRPVIVMAHGFGGTKDSGLEPFARHFAAAGIDVLAFDYRGFGASGGFPRQSLSIARQIDDYHAAVEAAKTLDGVDPARIALWGASFSGGHVIRVAAERDDIGAVIALTPLTSGLAVSRAAASSRDLVTSLRWTLTGVKSRLAVRRGGAPTLMPLVSPVGEPGALALDGAYDSYTAMAGPTWRNEIDCAVGLEVVGVRTTAAAKKLRTPLLVQIAHFDRYVPASAVAATAEAGRAQVHHYPCDHFDVWPGSDWFDKTVSDQAAFLARTFSVVRGALVD
- a CDS encoding mycofactocin-coupled SDR family oxidoreductase; the protein is MSGRLEGRVAFITGAARGQGRAHAVRMAREGADIIAVDIAGPLPPCVPYDHATPEDLAETVDLVEATGRRILATAVDTRDGEALRAAVDKGVAELGRLDVIVANAGVTAPQAWDQISADDFRDVMDVNVTGTWNTVMAGAQKIIDGGRGGSIILISSAAGIKLQPFMIHYTASKHAVTGMARAFAAELGKHSIRVNSVHPGPVLTDMGTGDMVSALGKAMETNPQLSNMMTPFLPTWAVEPEDIADAVCWLAGDESKFVTASAISVDQGSTHY
- the fabG gene encoding 3-oxoacyl-ACP reductase FabG; this encodes MRTGEQVSLLTGQIAVITGGAQGLGFAIAQRFVDQGARVVLGDVNIDATRAAADKLGGQDVARAVRCDVTDSAEVDALVAAAVDGFGALDIMVNNAGITRDATMRKMTEDQFDQVIAVHLKGTWNGLRAAAAVMREQKSGAIVNMSSISGKVGMVGQTNYSAAKAGIVGMTKAASKELAYLGVRVNAIQPGLIRSAMTEAMPQRIWDSKVAEVPLGRAGEPEEVADVALFLASKLSSYMTGTVLEVTGGRHL
- a CDS encoding acetyl-CoA C-acetyltransferase, with protein sequence MREVVICEPVRTPIGRYNGMFKSLTAVELGAAALQGLLARTEVAPEAVEDVIVGHCYPSMEAPAIGRVIALDAGLPVTVPGMQIDRRCGSGLQAVIQAVMQVASGNNDLVVAGGAESMSNVVFHSTDMRWGGARGGVTVHDALARGRTTAGGKNYPVPGGMLETAENLRREYGIPREEQDELAVQSHRRAVTAQKDGLLAETIIPVTVTSRSGDEVIDTDEHPRADTSVESLAKLKPVLAKSDPEATVTAGNSSGQNDAASMCLVTTREKAAALGLRPLVRMVSWGVAGVAPQVMGIGPVPATEAALAKAGLTLAEMDLIELNEAFAAQALACMREWKFTAADLERTNVHGSGISLGHPVGATGGRMLATLARELDRRDGRYGLETMCIGGGQGLAAVFERVAQ
- a CDS encoding acyl-CoA dehydrogenase family protein gives rise to the protein MTKLAQTLGLTEFQTEIVSTVRQFVDKEVIPTAQELEHSDTYPQAIVDAMRDMGLFGLMIPEEYGGLGESLLTYALCVEELARGWMSVSGVINTHFIVAYMIRQHGTDAQKSYHLPKMATGETRGAFSMSEPELGSDVAAIRTRAKDNGDGTYTIDGQKMWLTNGGSSTLVATLVRTDEGADKPHRNLTAFLIEKPTGFGEVVPGLTIPGKLDKLGYKGIDTTELIFDGYRAQATDILGEAPGQGFFQMMDGVEVGRVNVSARACGVGIRAFELAVRYAQQRSTFGKPIAEHQAIAFQLAEMATKVEAAHLMMVNAARLKDSGERNDVAAGMAKYFASEVCAEVTQQSFRIHGGYGYSKEYEIERLMRDAPFLLIGEGTSEIQKNIISKRLLADYRV
- a CDS encoding GntR family transcriptional regulator, with protein sequence MSIPEFAARPQLAEDVARFVRRRIFEGTYPAGSYIRLEQLAAELGISVTPVREALFGLRAEGLLAQQPRRGFVVLPITKRDIADVADVQAHIGGVLASRAAELITDEQLAELERVQGQLEAAYHADDHEAAVRLNHAFHRGVNVAAGSPKLAQLMGQITRFALESVYPTVEGWPEHSMRDHRVLLDALRKRDGDAARDAMSEHLCAAAGPLIDHLAGRGVIG
- a CDS encoding CoA transferase; this translates as MGVLDGVRVLDYGRFIAAPWCSALLADMGADVVRVEKREGGEDRWVQSVTDSGEGGTFLQCNRNKRSLTLDTSTAEGRDVSRRLVERADIVVANMPAAGMRANGLDYETLRAIKPDIILASATAFGEGGPYSDRIGFDGAGQVMSGAVSRQGLPEQPIRTMVPYADFGTALTLTIGVMMALYHRERTGQGQHVEGALLPTAMMLSNAFLIERDLLGVDKPRMGNQGASVAPCDLYRTSDDDWVLLQVAGQPMFKRWCRLVGRPDLFDDPRFADDDSRWKHGDELNGIMAAWCAERTKADALVELEAAKLPAAPMLSTQEVLDDPHVQAMGYLQRVPFPGAAKDVPIIETPFRMSATPGEIRRRAPLLGEHTDAVLAEAGYGEADVAGLRDRGIV
- a CDS encoding class I adenylate-forming enzyme family protein, whose translation is MTDTVDAALRRQALLRRHALAVVDPGSRVTFGDLELSTRAVAAGLLQAGVHRGARVGLLMPNGVDWIRLAFAATRIGAVLVPLSTLLAPRELLAQLRTASVQHLIAVDEFRGHRYRQTVDALRAELPALRSVWTAEQALSLPGAAVGDAVVDAVTADVRPGADLVIMFTSGSRGAPKGVLHSHGSALGAVRSGLAARCVTAESRLYLPMPLFWVGGFGAGALTALVSGATLVTEPIPTPESTLRLVERERVTLFRGWPSQAEALAARLDSVGADLSALRPGSLEALLPEHLRSPKGARANLFGMTESFGPYCGFAADTDMPRSAWGSCGKPFPGMEVRITDPDTGAPVTSGEVGEIQIRGPHVLRGILGRTRHEVFTADQFYPTGDLGHLDDDGFLFYHGRSDDMFKVSGATVYPGEVEDALRTISGVQAVAVTDVHGRRGPQVGAMIAGAVGTAELRSTVRTLLSSFKIPTVWLVVGDAAEIPRGATGKVDVAALRARLTDAAGSDDPAVP